In one Methylobacterium sp. SyP6R genomic region, the following are encoded:
- the lptE gene encoding LPS assembly lipoprotein LptE has product MAGSTAKTARNLTLVATLALGLSACFRPLYGPTASGAPLSAVLASIQVEPAKTAQGQERLGHYLRSELVFDLDGSGTPAEKKYRLTLAASETVQTPIVSSITGRAEAATLVGTASYKVQTLSGDRTITEGVAQGTATYDRSAQRFASLRAARDAEIRLAKLLSDQIKTRVAAILATQP; this is encoded by the coding sequence ATGGCAGGCAGCACGGCGAAGACGGCGCGGAACCTCACTCTCGTCGCCACCCTGGCTCTCGGCCTCTCGGCCTGCTTCCGGCCGCTCTACGGGCCGACCGCCTCCGGCGCGCCCCTGAGCGCCGTGCTCGCCTCGATCCAGGTCGAGCCGGCCAAGACCGCGCAGGGCCAGGAGCGCCTCGGTCATTACCTGCGCAGCGAGCTGGTCTTCGACCTCGACGGCTCAGGGACGCCGGCGGAGAAGAAGTATCGCCTGACCCTTGCGGCGAGCGAGACGGTGCAGACGCCGATCGTCAGCTCGATCACCGGCCGGGCGGAAGCCGCGACGCTGGTCGGCACCGCCTCCTACAAGGTCCAGACGCTCTCCGGCGACCGCACCATTACCGAGGGCGTCGCGCAAGGGACCGCCACCTACGACCGCTCGGCCCAGCGCTTCGCCAGCCTGCGCGCCGCCCGGGATGCCGAAATCCGGCTGGCCAAGCTCCTTTCCGACCAGATCAAGACACGCGTCGCCGCGATCCTGGCGACCCAGCCCTGA
- the holA gene encoding DNA polymerase III subunit delta, translating to MTAVKAGEVEGLLRRGPDPRIAVILVYGPDTGLVTERARLLAEKAVDDPSDPFALVKLDGDVLASDPGRLVDEAATVGLFGGKRAVWVRPGSRNYAPAVDAALKHESADTRIVVEAGDLAKSAPLRVICERSPRALAIPCYPDDAGTLADLIDKTLRADGLRITREARDLLASGLGGDRRASLGEIEKLALYARGQGEIGIDDVEAIGSDVSGSMLNALIDAAFAGRIAETERSYRRFQIEGMDASVMLGGALRHALTLLATRLDGEGKSPSAMVAGWRGLHFRRQKIVETQLARWSPASLRRAVSLLQDAVLNARRAGGDFSHAIAADLFLRLASEAARRG from the coding sequence GTGACCGCCGTGAAGGCTGGCGAGGTCGAGGGCCTGCTGCGCCGCGGCCCCGACCCGCGCATCGCCGTGATCCTGGTCTACGGCCCGGATACCGGTCTCGTGACCGAGCGTGCCCGCCTCCTGGCCGAGAAGGCGGTCGACGATCCCTCGGACCCCTTCGCGCTGGTGAAGCTCGACGGCGACGTGCTGGCGAGCGATCCCGGCCGCCTCGTCGACGAAGCCGCCACCGTCGGGCTGTTCGGCGGCAAGCGGGCTGTCTGGGTCCGTCCTGGCAGCCGCAACTACGCGCCGGCGGTCGACGCCGCCCTCAAGCACGAGAGCGCCGACACGCGGATCGTGGTCGAGGCCGGCGATCTCGCCAAGTCGGCGCCCTTGCGCGTGATCTGCGAACGTTCGCCACGGGCGCTCGCGATCCCCTGCTACCCGGACGATGCCGGCACCCTCGCCGACCTGATCGACAAAACGTTGCGGGCGGACGGCTTGCGCATCACCCGCGAGGCCCGCGACCTGCTTGCCAGCGGCCTCGGTGGTGACCGACGGGCGAGCCTCGGCGAGATCGAGAAGCTGGCGCTTTACGCTCGCGGCCAGGGCGAGATCGGCATCGACGATGTCGAGGCAATCGGCAGCGACGTTTCCGGATCGATGCTCAACGCGCTGATCGATGCAGCTTTTGCCGGACGGATCGCCGAGACCGAGCGCAGCTATCGGCGCTTCCAGATCGAGGGCATGGACGCCTCGGTGATGCTGGGCGGAGCGCTCCGCCACGCGCTCACCCTTCTCGCCACCCGCCTCGATGGCGAGGGCAAGAGCCCGAGCGCGATGGTGGCGGGATGGCGTGGCCTGCATTTCCGGCGTCAGAAGATCGTCGAGACGCAACTCGCCCGCTGGAGCCCGGCCTCGTTACGTCGGGCGGTCTCGCTGTTGCAAGACGCGGTGCTCAATGCCCGCCGGGCCGGGGGCGACTTCTCGCACGCCATCGCGGCCGATCTCTTCCTGCGTCTGGCGAGCGAAGCGGCGAGAAGGGGCTGA
- a CDS encoding ParB/RepB/Spo0J family partition protein encodes MAEEGARPRLGRGLAALIGDFGEETPAAAEKPKAGQRRVPIEFLRPNPRNPRRHFAEAELEELSASIRTRGVIQPIVVRALANVPDAFEIVAGERRWRAAQRAGLHDVPVVTVEIDDRTSLEYAILENVQRADLNAIEEAAGYERLMSEFRYTQTELAEIIGKSRSHLANTLRLLQLPPGVQDHVITGTLTAGHARALLAVKDPEGIARRVIEDGMTVREVEALAAGEQTGTGPRPGRPRKAAVEKDADTRALERRLEEALGVVVSIEAKGAGGEVRLRYASLDQLDGLCRRLEA; translated from the coding sequence ATGGCGGAGGAGGGAGCGCGGCCGCGCCTCGGGCGAGGTCTCGCGGCGCTGATCGGCGATTTCGGCGAGGAGACTCCCGCGGCCGCCGAGAAGCCGAAGGCCGGCCAGAGGCGCGTGCCGATCGAGTTCCTGCGGCCCAATCCACGCAACCCGCGTCGCCATTTCGCCGAGGCCGAGCTCGAGGAGCTGTCGGCCTCGATCCGCACCCGCGGTGTAATCCAGCCGATCGTGGTCCGGGCGCTCGCCAACGTGCCCGACGCGTTCGAGATCGTCGCCGGCGAGCGGCGCTGGCGGGCGGCGCAGCGGGCCGGCCTGCACGACGTCCCGGTGGTCACGGTCGAGATCGACGACCGCACCTCGCTCGAATACGCGATCCTGGAGAACGTCCAGCGCGCCGATCTCAACGCCATCGAGGAGGCGGCGGGCTACGAGCGGCTGATGAGCGAGTTCCGCTACACCCAGACCGAGCTCGCCGAGATCATCGGCAAGAGCCGCAGCCACCTCGCCAACACCCTGCGCCTGCTGCAATTGCCGCCCGGGGTGCAGGACCACGTGATAACCGGCACGCTCACCGCCGGCCATGCAAGGGCGCTCCTCGCCGTCAAGGACCCGGAGGGAATCGCCCGCCGGGTGATCGAGGACGGGATGACGGTGCGCGAGGTCGAAGCCCTGGCCGCCGGCGAGCAGACCGGTACCGGCCCACGCCCGGGCCGTCCGCGCAAGGCGGCTGTGGAGAAGGATGCGGATACCCGCGCCCTCGAGCGGCGCCTGGAGGAGGCTCTCGGGGTCGTGGTGTCGATCGAGGCCAAGGGCGCCGGCGGCGAGGTTCGCTTGCGCTATGCCAGCCTCGATCAGCTCGACGGACTGTGCCGGCGCCTGGAAGCGTAA